In a genomic window of Shouchella clausii:
- the hisH gene encoding imidazole glycerol phosphate synthase subunit HisH, which produces MIGIIDYGMGNLHSVSKALERLAIPYFISSNGEELAKAKALILPGVGAFPDAMDILTQTNVQPFLDNWVAENKPLLGICLGMQLLFESSTEHQPTAGLGYLPGRVERFSGTTAEGHAYKVPHMGWNKLEFHRPTPLTEGVPEGYVYFVHSYVVRTETDIIVASSDYYQSVPAIVQKGQVYGMQFHPEKSSTVGMALLKRFGQLVEGN; this is translated from the coding sequence ATGATTGGCATCATTGACTATGGGATGGGCAACCTCCATTCGGTCTCTAAAGCGCTTGAAAGGTTAGCGATCCCCTATTTTATTAGCAGCAATGGGGAAGAATTGGCAAAGGCCAAGGCGTTGATCCTCCCTGGGGTCGGCGCTTTTCCTGACGCAATGGATATTCTTACACAAACAAACGTCCAGCCTTTTTTAGACAACTGGGTAGCGGAAAACAAACCATTACTCGGCATTTGCCTTGGGATGCAACTATTGTTTGAGTCAAGCACGGAACATCAACCAACAGCAGGCCTTGGTTACTTGCCTGGACGCGTCGAACGTTTTTCTGGAACGACGGCAGAGGGGCACGCCTACAAAGTGCCGCATATGGGATGGAATAAGCTTGAATTCCATAGGCCCACACCACTAACAGAAGGTGTTCCTGAAGGCTACGTATATTTTGTCCATTCCTATGTCGTCCGTACAGAAACGGACATCATCGTTGCAAGCAGTGATTATTACCAAAGTGTCCCTGCTATTGTGCAAAAAGGGCAAGTGTATGGCATGCAGTTCCATCCCGAAAAAAGCAGCACTGTCGGCATGGCACTGCTGAAACGCTTTGGCCAACTAGTGGAGGGAAATTGA
- the hisA gene encoding 1-(5-phosphoribosyl)-5-[(5-phosphoribosylamino)methylideneamino]imidazole-4-carboxamide isomerase, with translation MSYTIYPAIDIRAGKCVRLEQGDYNKETIYGESPYTMAKSFQDAGAKWVHVVDLDGAKAKRPVNDEAILTIAQKLDVPVQVGGGIRTEQDIDHYINGGVARVVLGSVAVYQPDFTKQMLAKYGEQIAIGIDARDGYVATEGWLETSHVKAEDLAAEMARFGAKTFIFTDIARDGMLTGPNIEACVALSKAANANVIASGGVSSIADLAQLRAASLAGAIVGKALYTKRFTLEEALAEGEL, from the coding sequence ATGAGCTATACGATCTATCCGGCAATTGACATCCGTGCTGGAAAATGCGTGCGCCTCGAACAAGGCGATTACAACAAAGAGACAATATATGGAGAATCGCCTTATACAATGGCGAAATCATTTCAAGACGCAGGCGCGAAGTGGGTACACGTCGTTGATCTAGACGGGGCAAAAGCCAAAAGGCCTGTGAACGATGAAGCGATTTTGACGATCGCCCAAAAATTAGACGTCCCCGTTCAAGTGGGGGGAGGAATTCGCACCGAACAAGATATTGACCACTATATAAACGGAGGCGTCGCCCGTGTCGTCCTTGGCAGTGTGGCGGTTTACCAGCCTGATTTTACGAAACAAATGCTTGCCAAGTATGGAGAACAAATTGCGATCGGGATTGATGCTCGTGATGGATATGTAGCTACAGAAGGATGGCTTGAAACGTCACACGTCAAAGCGGAAGACCTTGCTGCTGAAATGGCCCGCTTTGGCGCCAAAACGTTCATTTTTACCGATATTGCCCGTGACGGCATGCTTACTGGACCGAATATCGAAGCGTGCGTTGCTCTTTCCAAGGCAGCGAATGCCAATGTGATTGCCTCTGGAGGGGTAAGCAGCATTGCCGATTTGGCACAATTGCGAGCTGCTTCCCTTGCTGGGGCTATTGTCGGCAAAGCGCTGTACACGAAGCGGTTCACTTTAGAGGAAGCGTTGGCGGAAGG
- the lgt gene encoding prolipoprotein diacylglyceryl transferase — protein sequence MEEQIEPIDRVFVQLGPIAIYWYAVLILLGVAVGYLMARRESVKRGLPQETFADLLVWALPISILSARAYYVIFRWEQFADNPISVFYLREGGIAIHGALIGAVVTAIVFAKKRGLSFWKLADVAAPSILIGQAIGRWGNFVNQEVYGAEVTREFLEGMFLPDWIINQMYINGTYYQPTFLYESLWNVLGVVVLLLLRKANLRQGELFLSYVIWYSVGRFVIEGMRLDYLLIGDTLRTAQILSIVLVVTSIALWVYRRLWVKPPRYLNPDAATKQRK from the coding sequence ATGGAAGAACAAATTGAACCGATTGACCGCGTTTTTGTCCAGCTTGGGCCAATCGCGATTTATTGGTATGCCGTCCTCATTTTGCTTGGAGTCGCCGTCGGTTATTTAATGGCACGGCGCGAGTCGGTTAAGCGAGGACTGCCGCAGGAGACGTTTGCTGATTTGCTAGTCTGGGCGTTGCCGATTTCCATTCTATCGGCTCGTGCATACTATGTTATTTTTCGGTGGGAGCAGTTTGCTGATAATCCAATTAGTGTTTTTTATTTGCGTGAAGGCGGAATCGCGATTCATGGTGCTTTAATTGGTGCGGTTGTCACAGCGATTGTGTTTGCCAAAAAACGTGGATTGTCGTTTTGGAAACTTGCCGATGTGGCTGCGCCTAGCATTTTGATTGGCCAAGCGATTGGCCGCTGGGGCAATTTTGTCAATCAAGAAGTATACGGGGCGGAAGTCACAAGGGAATTTCTTGAGGGAATGTTTTTGCCTGATTGGATTATTAATCAAATGTATATTAATGGGACGTACTATCAACCGACATTTTTATACGAATCGCTTTGGAACGTGCTAGGAGTAGTCGTGCTATTGCTGCTTCGCAAAGCAAACTTGCGCCAAGGCGAACTATTCTTATCGTATGTAATTTGGTATTCGGTTGGACGTTTTGTGATCGAGGGCATGCGGTTAGACTATTTATTAATTGGCGATACGCTTCGCACGGCGCAGATTTTGTCGATCGTGTTAGTCGTGACATCGATTGCCCTTTGGGTATACAGGCGCCTTTGGGTAAAACCACCGCGGTACTTGAATCCAGACGCAGCTACCAAACAGAGAAAATAG
- the hisB gene encoding imidazoleglycerol-phosphate dehydratase HisB: protein MARSYELTRTTGETDISLRLNLDGEGKADIETGVPFMEHMLDLFAKHGQFDLSVKASGDIEVDAHHTTEDLGICIGQAVKEALGTKEGIKRYGNAFVPMDETLAQVVVDLSNRPHLEFRADFPSEKVGTFDTELVHEFFWKLALEARMNLHIIVHYGHNTHHIIEAIFKACARALDEATAIDPRIKGILSTKGLL from the coding sequence ATGGCTCGTAGCTATGAATTAACAAGGACGACAGGAGAAACGGACATTTCGTTGCGACTCAACCTCGACGGCGAAGGAAAAGCAGATATCGAAACAGGCGTGCCTTTTATGGAGCATATGCTCGATTTGTTTGCGAAACATGGCCAATTTGATTTGTCTGTCAAAGCCAGTGGCGATATTGAAGTCGATGCTCACCATACGACTGAAGATCTTGGCATTTGCATCGGTCAAGCTGTAAAAGAAGCACTTGGAACGAAGGAGGGCATTAAACGTTATGGAAACGCGTTTGTGCCGATGGATGAGACGCTTGCCCAAGTGGTTGTCGATTTGAGCAACAGGCCCCATTTGGAATTTAGGGCTGACTTTCCGAGCGAGAAAGTCGGCACATTTGATACCGAACTTGTCCATGAATTTTTTTGGAAATTGGCGTTAGAAGCGCGCATGAATCTCCATATAATCGTCCACTACGGACACAATACACACCATATCATTGAAGCGATCTTTAAAGCATGCGCCCGTGCTTTGGATGAAGCAACGGCAATTGATCCACGAATTAAAGGAATATTATCAACGAAGGGGCTGCTTTAA
- a CDS encoding ATP phosphoribosyltransferase regulatory subunit has product MSEPFMFEKPLGMRDVLPNLHSMQRKLGDRVLQEFRLWGYEQVQTPTLEYYETVGKASAISDKQLFKLIDFHGNTLVLRPDMTAPIARLVSSSMKDIPYPLRLSYCSSLYRALQTEGGRPAEFAQVGVELVGDHTASADGEMLLLLNRALIQAGLDHFQVAVGHIGFLNALFLEIVGTEERAELLRRQLYEKNDVGFKEQVKAFGLSSIDEKKLLKLSRLRGNEAILAEAEELTESPEGKQAVAELRDLWQGLKEGGLTRYMKLDLSLVLHMSYYTGCIFEVYHDRLPHPLGGGGRYDHLLAKFGRPGPATGFGLRLDLLAEAVGKLEAQPKKRCLLYSRERRQEAYRKATALREKGMQVVLQDVAGVDDIDKMSASYEEIVYLIGKTEEGKR; this is encoded by the coding sequence GTGTCTGAGCCTTTTATGTTTGAAAAACCTTTAGGCATGCGCGATGTGCTGCCGAATTTGCATTCAATGCAACGAAAATTAGGCGATCGTGTATTGCAAGAGTTTCGGTTATGGGGATACGAGCAAGTACAAACGCCGACGCTAGAATATTATGAAACAGTCGGGAAAGCGTCTGCTATTTCAGATAAGCAGTTATTCAAATTAATAGATTTTCATGGAAATACGCTCGTTTTGCGCCCTGATATGACGGCGCCAATTGCTCGGCTCGTTTCTTCAAGTATGAAAGACATCCCTTATCCACTTAGGCTATCGTACTGTTCAAGCCTTTATCGAGCTTTGCAAACGGAAGGCGGGCGTCCTGCCGAATTTGCACAAGTTGGTGTTGAGCTTGTTGGTGATCATACCGCTAGCGCTGACGGGGAAATGTTGCTGTTGTTGAACAGAGCCCTTATTCAAGCAGGTCTTGACCATTTTCAAGTTGCCGTCGGACATATCGGTTTTTTAAATGCGTTATTTTTAGAAATTGTTGGCACCGAAGAACGGGCCGAGCTGTTGCGGAGGCAACTCTATGAAAAGAACGATGTTGGTTTCAAAGAGCAAGTAAAGGCATTTGGGCTATCGTCGATTGATGAAAAGAAGCTGTTAAAACTAAGCCGGTTGCGCGGCAATGAAGCGATTCTTGCTGAAGCGGAGGAGCTAACCGAATCACCAGAAGGCAAACAGGCTGTGGCAGAGCTGCGAGACCTTTGGCAAGGTCTGAAAGAGGGAGGGCTTACCCGTTATATGAAGCTTGACTTAAGCCTTGTCCTCCATATGAGCTATTATACAGGCTGCATTTTTGAAGTTTACCATGACCGCCTCCCTCATCCCCTTGGCGGTGGCGGACGCTATGACCATTTGCTTGCCAAGTTTGGCCGTCCTGGTCCTGCCACTGGCTTCGGTTTACGTTTGGATTTGCTTGCAGAAGCAGTAGGCAAACTCGAAGCACAGCCGAAAAAACGCTGCTTGCTTTATAGCAGGGAACGGCGCCAAGAAGCCTATCGAAAAGCGACTGCGCTTCGGGAAAAGGGGATGCAAGTCGTCTTACAAGATGTGGCAGGCGTTGACGACATTGATAAAATGTCCGCTAGTTATGAAGAAATTGTTTATTTAATCGGCAAAACAGAGGAGGGCAAGCGATGA
- the hprK gene encoding HPr(Ser) kinase/phosphatase, translating to MAKVTANDLLEKFQFELLAGEEGIYRPITTSDISRPGIEMAGFFTYYPARRLQLIGRTELSFLKSLSDQEKEERMTKLCTYDTPGIILSRGLEAPEQLIAAADKRGVPVLRSTLTTTQLSSRVTNFLESELAPVTAVHGVLVDIYGIGVLITGGSGVGKSETALDLVRRGHRLVADDSVEIRQQNEDTLVGYPPPLLQHLLEIRGLGIINVMTLFGAGAVRPFKRISLCMNLELWDQNKAYDRLGLEEDKMKIFDTEITKMTVPVRPGRNLAVIIEVAAMNFRLKRLGFNAAQEFSERLTQVIEHGENEF from the coding sequence ATGGCAAAAGTCACAGCAAATGATTTGTTAGAGAAATTTCAATTTGAACTTTTAGCTGGCGAAGAAGGAATATACCGGCCGATTACAACAAGCGACATTTCTAGGCCAGGAATAGAAATGGCTGGCTTTTTTACATATTATCCAGCCCGTCGCCTCCAGCTCATTGGACGGACGGAGCTTTCTTTTTTGAAGTCGCTCTCCGACCAAGAAAAGGAAGAACGGATGACCAAATTGTGCACGTATGACACGCCAGGCATTATTCTTTCACGTGGTCTGGAAGCGCCTGAACAACTTATTGCCGCTGCCGATAAACGTGGAGTGCCTGTTTTGCGTTCGACATTAACGACAACGCAACTGAGCAGTCGAGTCACCAATTTCTTGGAAAGCGAATTGGCGCCTGTGACCGCTGTCCATGGCGTGCTTGTTGACATTTATGGCATTGGCGTGCTGATTACAGGCGGAAGCGGCGTTGGCAAAAGCGAGACTGCACTTGATTTGGTTCGCCGCGGCCACCGCCTTGTCGCCGATGATTCAGTTGAAATCCGCCAGCAAAATGAAGATACGTTAGTCGGATATCCGCCGCCGCTTTTGCAACATTTGCTGGAAATCCGCGGGCTTGGCATCATTAATGTCATGACGTTATTTGGGGCAGGGGCGGTTCGCCCGTTTAAACGGATTAGCCTTTGTATGAATTTAGAGCTTTGGGACCAAAACAAAGCGTATGACCGTCTTGGGCTCGAGGAAGACAAAATGAAAATTTTTGATACGGAAATTACCAAAATGACCGTCCCTGTTCGTCCAGGGCGAAATTTAGCTGTTATTATTGAGGTGGCTGCAATGAATTTCCGCCTGAAACGATTAGGCTTTAATGCAGCACAAGAATTTTCGGAACGTTTGACACAAGTGATTGAGCATGGGGAAAATGAATTTTAA
- a CDS encoding nucleoside recognition domain-containing protein — MGMVKRGLLSGLSTTWTLGKIIFPVTLIVTLLGYTPLLDWLAKLIAPLMGLIGLPGEAAIPLVIGNVLNLYAGIGAILTFDFTVKEVFILAIMLSFSHNLIIESAVATKVGVRVSVIVAVRIFLAVAAAFIINLVWSGGSEQAVYGLASAQAPQATGVVGMVADGLWTAFLGVVQLAAIVIPLMLVVQIMRERNWLAVISKSLAPLTRLIGVGENTAVTLASGLTIGLAYGAGVMIDAVKEDRVKKKDLYVVFIFLVACHAVVEDTLVFLVLGIQVWPLLVIRLLTALLLTIVISRLWTQLEKRKQGNFGKDAVYDH; from the coding sequence ATGGGAATGGTGAAACGAGGCTTGCTGTCCGGCCTGTCAACAACATGGACGCTCGGGAAAATCATTTTTCCGGTTACGCTTATTGTTACTTTGCTAGGCTATACGCCTCTACTCGACTGGCTCGCTAAGCTGATCGCCCCTTTAATGGGCTTGATTGGTTTGCCTGGAGAAGCGGCAATTCCTTTAGTTATTGGCAATGTACTTAACTTATACGCAGGCATCGGCGCAATTTTGACATTTGACTTTACTGTAAAAGAAGTATTTATTTTAGCGATTATGCTTTCTTTTTCACACAATCTTATTATCGAATCTGCGGTTGCGACAAAGGTAGGCGTCCGCGTATCGGTTATTGTGGCGGTGCGGATTTTTCTAGCCGTGGCCGCAGCCTTTATCATCAATCTTGTCTGGAGTGGCGGGAGCGAACAAGCGGTCTATGGGCTTGCTTCAGCTCAAGCGCCTCAAGCAACTGGGGTTGTGGGAATGGTAGCCGATGGTTTATGGACTGCCTTTTTAGGTGTTGTGCAATTAGCGGCTATTGTCATTCCCCTTATGCTTGTGGTCCAAATTATGCGTGAGCGCAACTGGCTTGCCGTTATTTCGAAAAGTTTAGCGCCGCTGACGCGATTGATTGGTGTCGGGGAAAACACGGCTGTTACACTCGCTTCTGGGTTAACCATTGGCTTAGCATACGGAGCTGGCGTGATGATCGATGCGGTCAAAGAAGACCGTGTAAAGAAAAAAGATTTGTATGTGGTGTTTATTTTTCTCGTTGCTTGCCATGCCGTTGTCGAGGATACGCTTGTGTTTCTCGTTCTTGGCATTCAAGTGTGGCCATTGCTTGTTATACGCCTTTTGACAGCACTGTTGTTAACAATAGTGATTTCCCGTCTCTGGACACAGCTTGAGAAGAGGAAACAAGGGAACTTCGGAAAGGATGCTGTTTATGACCATTAA
- a CDS encoding acyltransferase, producing the protein MSRKTERFPVSGSNSLWQLYRTVSFWKVAKTFAVAQIARFTPSLRMKNWLYRVFLKMEIGDQTAIALMVMVDVMFPERIKIGANSIIGYNTTILAHEYLIEEYRLGHVVIGDRVMVGANCTILPGVTIGDGAVVGAGTVVHKDVPPGAFVAGNPMKQIR; encoded by the coding sequence GTGAGCAGGAAGACAGAACGTTTTCCGGTAAGCGGGTCGAACTCATTGTGGCAGCTTTACCGAACCGTTTCCTTTTGGAAAGTAGCAAAAACGTTTGCCGTTGCCCAAATAGCGCGCTTCACCCCATCGCTGCGAATGAAAAACTGGCTTTACCGCGTGTTTTTGAAGATGGAAATTGGCGACCAGACAGCCATTGCTTTAATGGTAATGGTCGATGTCATGTTTCCTGAGAGAATTAAAATTGGCGCCAACTCCATTATTGGCTACAATACAACAATTTTGGCTCATGAATATTTGATTGAAGAGTATCGACTCGGCCATGTTGTGATTGGCGACAGGGTGATGGTCGGCGCCAATTGTACGATTCTTCCAGGCGTGACGATTGGCGATGGCGCAGTAGTAGGCGCGGGGACTGTTGTCCATAAAGATGTACCCCCAGGAGCGTTTGTCGCTGGAAATCCAATGAAACAAATAAGGTAA
- the hisG gene encoding ATP phosphoribosyltransferase — protein sequence MTLTMAMPKGRIFEEAVQLLRSAGYDLPSSFEQSRKLIIDVPNESLRFILAKPMDVPTYVEHGVADVGVAGKDVMLEEKRDVHEVLDLNISACHLAVAALPTYQRGELNPKVASKYPNVASQFFKEQGEQVEIIKLNGSIELAPIMGLAGRIVDIVSTGQTLKENGLVELEQIRQITSRFIVNPASYRMRAGEIHDMVERLAAVIEGDGSEDH from the coding sequence ATGACACTGACAATGGCGATGCCGAAGGGGCGGATTTTTGAGGAGGCTGTTCAGCTGCTCCGTTCGGCTGGCTATGACTTGCCAAGTTCCTTTGAGCAATCGCGCAAACTCATTATCGATGTGCCGAATGAATCGCTCCGTTTTATCTTAGCGAAGCCGATGGATGTTCCTACTTATGTGGAACACGGTGTTGCTGACGTCGGTGTTGCCGGCAAGGATGTCATGTTGGAGGAAAAGCGTGACGTCCATGAGGTGCTCGACTTGAACATTAGCGCTTGTCATTTGGCGGTGGCGGCGCTGCCGACGTACCAACGAGGCGAATTAAATCCAAAAGTAGCGTCAAAATACCCGAACGTGGCGTCGCAGTTTTTTAAAGAACAAGGGGAACAAGTCGAAATTATTAAATTAAATGGCTCAATCGAGTTAGCGCCGATCATGGGACTTGCCGGCAGAATTGTCGACATCGTTTCAACGGGACAAACGCTGAAAGAAAATGGCTTAGTCGAATTGGAACAAATTAGACAAATCACATCGCGCTTTATTGTCAATCCTGCTAGCTACCGGATGCGCGCAGGTGAAATTCATGATATGGTTGAGCGTTTGGCGGCCGTTATAGAGGGGGATGGCAGTGAAGATCATTGA
- the ppaX gene encoding pyrophosphatase PpaX, which yields MTINTLLFDLDGTLIDTNELIIQSFLHTLEPDFPGVYTRETVLPFIGPPLVDSFSRIDASRAEEWVRTYRDFNHQQHDALVKEYPGVKTGIKTLHKQGYKLAVVTTKIRETAQMGLELMGLSPYFDVIVALDDVKHAKPHPEPLLEALRQLDSKPEEAIMVGDNSHDVLAGKAAGTKTVAVGWALKGAEHLRTFAPDYIPATMEELVEIVNRL from the coding sequence ATGACCATTAATACGTTGCTATTTGATTTGGATGGGACATTAATTGATACAAATGAATTGATTATCCAATCCTTTCTCCATACATTGGAACCAGATTTTCCAGGTGTCTATACCCGGGAAACGGTGCTGCCATTTATCGGTCCACCGCTTGTAGACAGCTTTTCACGCATTGATGCTTCCCGTGCCGAAGAATGGGTCCGCACATACCGTGATTTTAACCATCAACAACATGATGCGCTTGTAAAGGAATACCCAGGTGTAAAAACAGGCATCAAGACGCTGCATAAACAAGGTTACAAGCTAGCGGTCGTAACGACTAAAATCAGGGAAACTGCGCAAATGGGCCTAGAGTTGATGGGGCTTTCCCCGTACTTTGATGTGATTGTCGCCTTGGATGATGTAAAACATGCAAAACCGCATCCCGAGCCATTATTAGAAGCTCTTAGGCAACTTGATTCAAAGCCTGAAGAAGCGATCATGGTTGGCGACAATTCACACGACGTATTGGCAGGAAAAGCAGCAGGTACGAAAACGGTTGCGGTTGGCTGGGCATTAAAAGGCGCTGAGCATTTGCGCACATTTGCGCCAGATTACATACCAGCAACAATGGAAGAGCTGGTTGAAATCGTGAATCGCCTGTGA
- the hisD gene encoding histidinol dehydrogenase has product MKIIELKEGEAVSLKRSGLHGSEAEIATVNTIIDTVKKEGDQALVHYTQQFDGVELTDLFVTKAELDNAYRHIDQPVLAAIRQAIANVRAFHEQQKGKSWFQTAPDGTILGQRVTPLDAVGVYVPGGKAAYPSSIIMNVVPAQVAGVKEISMVSPAGKNGSLPPAVLATAAELGVHTIYKLGGAQAVAALAYGTETVRPVDKITGPGNKYVALAKRAVFGDVAIDMIAGPSEICVLADEKANPAYVAADLLSQAEHDEDASAVLVTPSRELAEAVQQETARQLATLPRKEIAGRALDQFGTLYVTASLAQAIEVVNQLAPEHLEIATEEPLALLGRVKHAGAIFLGSYSAEPVGDYFAGPNHVLPTNGTARFASPLSVDDFVKKSSIISYSKTALAENGKAITELARLEGLEAHARAIDIRLEDM; this is encoded by the coding sequence GTGAAGATCATTGAGCTAAAAGAAGGAGAGGCAGTTTCCTTAAAGCGCAGCGGCCTCCATGGAAGCGAAGCCGAAATCGCCACTGTGAACACGATCATTGACACGGTAAAAAAGGAAGGCGATCAAGCGTTAGTCCATTACACGCAACAATTTGACGGAGTGGAACTAACAGACTTGTTTGTCACAAAGGCAGAATTGGACAATGCTTACCGCCACATTGATCAACCTGTTTTGGCAGCGATTCGCCAAGCAATTGCCAATGTCCGTGCCTTTCACGAACAACAAAAAGGGAAGTCGTGGTTTCAAACAGCCCCTGATGGCACGATTTTAGGGCAGCGTGTCACACCCCTTGATGCAGTAGGCGTTTATGTACCTGGAGGAAAAGCGGCTTACCCGTCTTCGATTATTATGAATGTAGTACCTGCTCAAGTAGCAGGTGTAAAGGAAATTTCAATGGTTTCCCCAGCTGGCAAAAACGGTTCCCTTCCGCCAGCTGTTCTCGCGACAGCGGCTGAACTTGGCGTCCATACGATTTATAAGCTTGGGGGAGCGCAAGCAGTGGCTGCTTTGGCGTATGGCACGGAAACGGTGCGTCCAGTTGATAAAATTACAGGGCCAGGCAACAAATATGTGGCCCTTGCCAAAAGAGCGGTTTTTGGCGATGTCGCCATTGACATGATTGCTGGGCCAAGTGAAATTTGCGTATTAGCCGATGAAAAAGCGAACCCTGCCTATGTAGCAGCAGACCTTCTTTCCCAAGCGGAGCACGATGAGGATGCGTCAGCCGTGTTAGTCACTCCTTCTAGGGAACTGGCCGAAGCGGTCCAACAAGAAACAGCACGGCAACTGGCTACTCTTCCGAGAAAAGAGATAGCAGGGCGAGCATTAGACCAGTTTGGCACTTTGTATGTGACTGCCTCGCTGGCACAAGCAATTGAAGTCGTCAACCAATTGGCGCCTGAGCATTTGGAAATTGCCACGGAAGAGCCCCTTGCATTGCTTGGTCGCGTCAAACATGCGGGAGCGATTTTTCTTGGTTCGTACAGTGCCGAACCAGTCGGTGATTATTTTGCTGGCCCAAACCATGTACTGCCGACAAACGGAACAGCCCGCTTTGCCAGCCCGCTATCAGTAGATGATTTCGTCAAAAAATCAAGCATTATTTCCTACAGCAAAACGGCGCTAGCTGAGAACGGAAAAGCGATCACGGAATTGGCGCGCCTAGAAGGGCTTGAAGCGCATGCACGCGCGATAGACATTCGATTGGAGGACATGTGA